In Dermacentor variabilis isolate Ectoservices chromosome 11, ASM5094787v1, whole genome shotgun sequence, one genomic interval encodes:
- the LOC142564060 gene encoding cholinesterase-like encodes MASAGTVLSSLLLAVMLSALAAERHIVRTTTEGGVRGKMVHVLGKRVEEYRGIPFAEPPVGNLRFRPPQPKSAWEGTLDVTSRSTACPQVAMPGFQLDGVTITEDCLHLNVWVPERASRTSSRRPVLVWIHGGSFAFGSANEANYTGARLSALTDMLVVSMNYRLGILGFLNANSPEAPGNVGAIDQNMALKWVQRNIKFFGGDSKRVTLFGESAGAVSTHAHILSPMSAGLFRRAVLLSGTMYSFDIWDSVEESMVKGDAVAKVVGCSREGTLSISSNPEEVVKCMRNKSADELLNATFADMVLRLVPFSITYHNEFLPRHPWVAINRGFFSSVDVVAGVTSDEAALFLIAQQKSELLVEDLSGAATEEITDSLRAALLGLLKSDLPDVLKQYTDEVPQGDNNALRRQYIDYVSDRVFNCPLRFFAEKHDEKKNKVFVYVFAHKSSKSALPEWMGVPHASDIQFVFGEPYAEDPDSLDGRVSEAFIRMLASFSENGTPELPKAQRWPQYTFSTPAVIVIGQGHFNETQGFRATQCERWRSLYLNTSVSC; translated from the exons ATGGCGTCGGCAGGAACTGTGCTCAGTTCCCTGCTACTCGCTGTCATGTTGAGCGCCTTGGCTGCAGAAAGACACATCGTGAGGACGACAACAGAGGGTGGAGTTCGTGGCAAAATGGTCCACGTCCTAGGGAAACGTGTGGAGGAGTACCGCGGCATTCCGTTCGCCGAACCACCCGTTGGAAACCTCCGGTTCCGGCCTCCGCAGCCTAAGAGTGCCTGGGAAGGCACTCTCGACGTCACTTCAAGGTCGACGGCTTGCCCTCAG GTCGCGATGCCTGGGTTCCAGCTGGACGGCGTTACCATCACAGAGGATTGCCTGCATCTCAACGTCTGGGTACCCGAAAGGGCCTCTAGAACTTCCTCTAGGCGACCTGTCCTAGTCTGGATCCATGGAGGAAGCTTCGCTTTCGGCAGCGCTAATGAAGCGAATTACACTGGAGCACGGCTCTCAGCGCTTACTGACATGCTTGTTGTCTCAATGAACTATCGACTTGGCATACTAGGCTTCCTGAATGCGAACTCTCCCGAGGCACCTGGTAACGTTGGTGCCATAGATCAGAACATGGCTCTAAAATGGGTGCAGCGCAATATCAAATTTTTCGGAGGAGATTCAAAGCGAGTCACCTTGTTTGGCGAGAGTGCAGGCGCAGTCAGCACGCATGCCCACATCTTGTCCCCGATGAGCGCTGGTCTTTTCAGGAGAGCCGTGTTGCTGAGTGGCACAATGTACAGCTTCGATATTTGGGACAGTGTGGAAGAGAGCATGGTAAAAGGTGACGCAGTTGCAAAAGTTGTCGGCTGCTCCAGGGAAGGGACCCTCAGTATCTCGTCCAATCCTGAAGAGGTTGTGAAGTGCATGCGAAACAAGTCAGCGGATGAACTCTTGAACGCTACTTTTGCGGACATGGTGCTAAGGCTCGTTCCATTCAGTATCACTTACCATAACGAGTTCCTTCCCCGGCATCCTTGGGTGGCCATAAACCGCGGATTCTTCTCATCGGTCGATGTAGTAGCCGGCGTAACCTCCGACGAAGCTGCTCTCTTTCTTATCGCTCAGCAGAAATCGGAGCTCTTGGTCGAAGATCTTAGCGGTGCTGCAACAGAGGAGATCACTGATTCTCTTCGTGCCGCACTATTAGGGCTTCTTAAATCAGACCTTCCAGACGTGCTAAAGCAGTACACGGATGAGGTCCCGCAGGGCGACAACAACGCACTCAGGAGGCAGTACATTGACTACGTATCTGACAGAGTGTTCAACTGCCCGCTGCGGTTCTTTGCAGAAAAGCACgacgagaagaaaaataaggtGTTCGTCTATGTCTTCGCCCATAAGTCGTCCAAGTCTGCGCTCCCAGAATGGATGGGAGTGCCGCACGCCTCGGATATACAGTTTGTGTTCGGTGAACCCTACGCCGAAGACCCTGATTCTCTGGATGGCCGCGTGAGTGAGGCTTTCATTCGGATGCTGGCAAGTTTCAGCGAGAACGG CACTCCTGAACTACCCAAGGCGCAGAGATGGCCACAGTACACATTTTCTACACCAGCAGTGATTGTAATTGGTCAAGGACACTTCAACGAGACGCAGGGATTccgcgctacccagtgtgaacgCTGGAGGTCACTGTACCTGAATACATCAGTATCttgctga